GTTTGCCCGCAGCACTCGCAAGTTGGCTATCCGGTCCGCGCTCTCAATCAACCAGGCAGCTCCGGCTTTTTTGAGTCGAGATTGCAAAACGTGCCGATGTCCGGACTCGATCATTCCTGACCCAATCGGCAATCCGAGCGCCAGCGCACGGGGATAATCCAGACAATCCAGACGGTTGATCAAA
The Verrucomicrobiia bacterium DNA segment above includes these coding regions:
- a CDS encoding ISKra4 family transposase, which produces LINRLDCLDYPRALALGLPIGSGMIESGHRHVLQSRLKKAGAAWLIESADRIANLRVLRANGQWENMWN